AACTGATCGGGGTGGTAGGGCTGTTAACGCTGCCCGCGCAGGTCATGACCAGTATCATTTTCGGCATTGTGATCATCTATGCCATTGGCTATGTGCTGAACAAGCCCTTTAAGAGTAAGAACAAGTACGTGGACTACGTGCTGCTGGCACTCGGCGGCTATGTCAGCGGTACCTCGCTGATTGGCGCGCCGTTGATTGTGGCGGTGTTTGCCACTCACGTGGCCAAAGAGCAGCTGCGGGATACCATGTTTGTGCTGTGGTTTATCCTGGTGGTGATCAAGATGGTCTCGTTCTTGATTGCAGGTGTGGATCTTCAGTTGATCCACCAGCTGTGGCTGCTGCCCTGCGCCTTTATCGGCCATTTGGTGGGAGAAAAAGCCCACCGCTATATGCTCAACGCGGATACTGGGCTGTTCTTCCGTGTGTTGGGCGCAGTGTTGATTCTGGTCAGCGTGGCGGGGCTGATTCACCCGCCAGGGTAACTAAATCATGTAAGCACTTAACTAGCAGGGTTTGTGGGTGGCTGTCTGGTCGAGCGGAACGATTGAATACGCGCATTGATTCCATTAATCAATGTCTCTTTGGATAGCCGTGATTTAAGCAAAACAGCTTCGACTTGCCCATGTTGTTGCTGGGTCATATCGGCCCCGGAAAGGATGACCAATTTAGCGCCAGGCTGGCAAGCGCGAATGTCAGCAACTAACTCCCACCCCGATCCATCCGGCAGCCCGATATCAAGGAGTACGACGTCAAATGCCCCCTGCTTCAGGCGTGTGAGAGCTTCTTGCACCGTATAGGCAGCTTCAAAAGAAAAGTGATCACCGGCCATGGCACAAACCACTTCATGCAGGTCGTGGTCATCTTCGATGTGGAGTACGCGTGAATGATGCTTGTACTTGTCTGATAATTGTTGCTGGACTATGCCGATGAGTTGCTTCTGGTCGATCGGTTTAGCCAGCCAGTCAATGTTTGTTGCATCGCCGTTGATAGCTAAACGACCCTGTTCCATTTTTGCCGAGACCACGACTATCGGTATGTCAGCGGTGTCTGGCTGTTGGCGCAGCAGACGGATAATATCTAGTCCATCGGTATCGGGTAGCATCAAATCCAGGCTGATGAGGTCGTAATGCGTTTGCTTCAGGCGGTTCAGTGCCTCTGCGCCAGTCGATGCAGTATCGACTTGGTACCCGGCATCGTTGAGCATGATACTCAGCAGTTTGGCGACGTCTTTATCATCTTCGACCACTAAAATACGGGGAGCTTCCTGATGGTCAGTGATACCTTCCAGTTGCCAAGTGTCTTGCTCTGCCGCTTGAACTAACGGTAGTTCAAAGAAAAAGCGTGATCCGTTGCCTTCGGTGGACTCAAAATCAATCCGCCCCCCCATGTGTTCCACCAGTTCACGCGTGATGGCTAAGCCAAGGCCAGTGCCTTCTTTAGCACGGGAATCCGAGGCATCCGCTTGGGCAAAACGCTGGAATATTTGTTTACGAAACGCGTTGGCAATGCCAGGCCCGCTGTCAATAACGCTGATACTTACCTTGTTTGATGTGGTTTCCACCGCAAGGGTAACCTCGCCCCCCTGGGGGGAAAACTTGATCGCATTGGATAATAAATTGGCCATTATTTGCATGAAGCGCTGGTTATCAACATTGATCAGCGCATTTGACGCATTACCCGCCAATGACAGCGTAATACCCCTATTGCTTCCGTAGTGTTGATTCGCCTCCAGTGCTTGTTCGAGCAAGGGCATCACTGCATGAACCTGCATATCGAAATGCAGTTTACCCTCGGCGATTTTTTCGATATCCAGCAAATCGTTAATCAAGTGAGTCAAGCGCTTGCTGTTTCTATGGGCGGTCGTCAGTAGTGTCTGGGCTTTTTCGGGCAACTCGCCAACATTACCACCGACCATCAAGCCCAGCGCACCGGAGATGGATGTTAACGGCGTACGCAGTTCATGGTTAACCGTCGATATAAACTCATTTTTAATCTTGTCGGCGCGTTTCCGATCGGTAATGTTTTCAGCAATACCCACGTAACCATTAATCTCTCCAGCACTGTCGCGCATGACCGTGACTACCATTGATACGGGGATCTGGTGGCCATCTTTGTGAACGTAGATCCACTCGCGTTTTTCTGATCCACGTTGTTCGGCTTTCTCCACAAATACTCTAAAACCCTCAACGGAATGGCCTAGCTCAGTGGTTAGTTGTGCCGACCGAGCATCCACCTCCTCTTTCAGGTGCAATATGGCGGGGGTCTGTTTGCCGACCATCTCTTGGTGGCTATAACCGAGCATATTCTCGGCACCTTTATTAAATGCAGTGATTATCCCGGTAGTATCGGTCGCAATAATTGATACTTCCGACGCGGACTCAAGCACACTGGATAAAAATCGCTCGGCTTTATAAATGGCCATATCCGCCGCTTTGCGCTCATTGGCTAAGCGGTTCATCGCGTGGGCTAATGCAGTTACCTCTGGGCCGCCCTTTTCCTGGAAATCACTATCAAAGCGTGCATTATCAGCCATATGCTCAATACGGCGGGTTATTCTTTCTATGGGCTGCGTTAGGCTGCGTGCAATCCATGCGCCCGCTAAGCCCACGATGGTCATAGCAATCAGCGCGATAAGCAGAAAATGGCGAAAAGATGCCTGTGCTGGGGCTATGGCCTCACTGTAAGGTAGCGCCCGCAGGATGATCCAGCCGGGAGAGTCCAACTGCCGGCTAGCCACTAGGTAGGACTCTTGCTGATACTCAACGATGCTGCCCGCAGGGCTGAGCGATAGTGCCGCGTCGACTAAGGCATCAGCGCCTTCATCGGGCAGAGGTTCGGGCCTGTCGAAGCGCTCTTGCATTGATACAAACAGGCGGTGTTGAGGGTCAATGATCAGGGTAACTGTGCTTGGATCGCTCTCAATGACGCTCCCTGTGTCGACGAGGGGCGTATTGGCAAGATTCAGTAGACCGCCCGCATAGCCGATAAGATCGCCACTCTCAGCCACAATCGGTTGCAAGTATGAGAGCAACGGCAGCCCGGTGGTACGCCCCAAAATCGGCTCAGAAATCACTGCCTGTTGGGTTTGCCGGGCAAGTTGAAAGTGAGGGCGGTCGGCGTAATTGGTGCCCAAACGCCCCGGTGAATATTGATCTTCTGCAACAGCAGTGGCCTCTGCATCAAGCACCAGCAAGCCATCCGGGAACAGCTCGCTGGCAACAGAAGACTTCTGCAGCAGCGATTGCAGTGCGTCGTCGTCAAGTAGCTGTCCGTCATCGGTAACTAAGCGGGTGGCGAAGGCCTCTAATCCCAGTAAACGTTTTTGATTTGATAATTCCAGCTCGGAGGCTACGCGCTTTATAACCGCTGTTTCTCGCTCAGCTACCAATGCTTCGTAATCGGAGACCATTAACTGGTAAACCGTTGCTAGCATGCCGCCGACCAGGATGCCACTCGTGACTAGCACGAGTAGGACAATTCGCACGCTTAGCGGTGCTTTTATCATGATAATACCCTTGGCAATACAATAAAAAAGTTGGCTCCGCCACCTATCGCTTCGCGGTAGCCGACTTCTCCGCCCATTTGCTGGCAGATTTCCTGGCTAATCGCCAGCCCAAGCCCCGTTCCGGGTAGCTTTCGGGTATCACTGCCGTCAGCTTGAGAAAAACGCTGAAACAAATGAGTGCGAAATATCGGATCAACCCCCGGGCCGTGGTCGCAAACGGAAATTTCGATGGTGTTCGCATAAGGCTTAACGTCAACCTCAACGGCTTCGCCCTGGGGGGAGAATTTAATCGCATTGGATAATAAGTTAGAGAGCGCTTGTGCCAAGCGAGGGGCGTCAACATTAATCAGAGCGCTAGGCCAATCGTCAGGCATTTGGATAGTTACCTGATGCTGCTCGCTATAGCCGCTCATGGACTCAATTATCTCGTCGAGTAACGGGGCCACCAGTTGCACGCTCATCTTCATCGGCATTTTGCCAGCGACCAGTTTTTCCATATCTAATAAATCATTAATCAATACGAACAAGCGTTGAGCGTTGCGTTCGGCGGTCTTTACCAGCGCCTGAGCTTTGCTGGGTAGTTGGCCCGCTGCGCCACCATTAAGTAGCCCTAATGAGCCTTTAATAGACGTTAGGGGGGTGCGCAACTCGTGGCTAACGGTAGCGATAAACTGATCTTTCATTTTATCCAATTTGCGGCGTTCAGTGATGTCTTCTATCAATGACCAGATCACCTGTCGCCCATCTTGTTCCTGGCTGAGCATGCCTTGTAAGCGAACTGGGTAACGGCTGCCATCCTTGCGGATATACTCTTTTTCGAAAGGGCCGTAGCGTCCCGTGGTCTTTAAGCTTAAAAGCGCTTTCTCTTCTTCGGGTTGATACTCTTTAGGGGTGACGTCCCAATAGCTCAACGACACAAACTCATCGCGGGTATAACCCGTGGGTAAGATTAAGGCGTCGTTCAAATCGATAAACTGCCCGGTGTCAAAATCATTCAAGGCAATACCGATGGGAGAAAATTCGAACAGCCCCCGTAAGCGGGCTTCGCTGTGCGTCATGGCAAGGCGTGCCAGTTCCTGTTCATGAATATCTTGCAGGTAACCATGCCATAAGGTACTGCCATCGATAAGGCGTTCTGGTTTGGCTTGCCCCGTAATCCAGCGATAGTCGTTTTCCTGGCGCGCAACACGAAACGTTGCCGTCCAGTCTTCCAGTGTGCTGGATGAGTGTTCGATAGTCGCACTGATGGCGTCGAGATCATCGGGATGAATCCGCTCAAAGGCCGGGGTCGCATCTTCTGCGGCCTGCGCGGGGGTGATGCCATACAGTTGTTGAATTTGCGGTGAGCTGAACGGAAACGTCATGTGGCCGTCAGGAAAACGGCGAAACTGATAGACCGTACCTGGCAGCTGGGCCACTAGCTTTGTCAGCCGTTCACGGCTGGCTCTTAATTCAGATTCAAGGCTTAAGTATGATTGTTGGCTGATTTCGTCGACTTGTATCAGCTCTTCCGCCGTTGCCGCTAGATCGACCAACATACCGATCTGTTCTGCTGAAAAGGTTCGCGGTTGAACATCGATCAGGCACAGTGTGCCAATGCGATAGCCGTCGACGGTATGTAACGGCGCGCCCGCGTAAAAGCGTATCTTAGGTGCCTCGGTCACGAGGGGGTTGGTGGCAAAGCGGGGATCTTCCAGTGCATTTTCGACGATCAATGGCGAGCTGGACAGAATGGCGTGACCGCAAAAGGATAGGTTACGCGGCGTTTCCTCAGCATCGAGCCCTTGACGTGACTTGAACCACTGCCGCTCGTGGTCAATTAATGAGACAAGGGCAATGGGCACTGAGAAATACTGTCGGGCAAGGCGCGTTAGGCGATCAAAGCGCTCCACCGGGCCGCTATTCAGCAATCCGGTTGCATCAAGGGCGCGCTGACGTTCATTTTCGTTATCCGGGGTCGGTGGCGTTATCATTGTTCTACCTCAACGGTCACATCGCTTTTGATGCTAATCTATCGCCAAACAGACACGGTTGCGGCCACTGTTCTTGGCTTGGTAAAGCGCTTGATCAGCTCGGTTAAGCAGAGACTCGGCGGTGTCATCAGGAAAGTGCTGATTGTCTACCACGCCCGCCGACAAGGTGCAGGCAAACGGGTTGCCGCCGCCGGTAAACTGAATAGCAGCAAAGTCTTCGCGCAGGTTATTCACCATGCGCTCGGCGTGGTCAGCGGTGCAATCAACCAGTACCAACGTAAACTCTTCTCCACCGTATCTGCCTAGTCGGTCGGTACTCCGGAAACGTTGGCGCAGCAGGGTGCCTACCGCTGCAATGACGACGTCCCCCATGGCATGTCCATGGGTGTCGTTAACGGCCTTGAAGTGGTCGATATCGAGCATGACCACGCTGAAAGGCTGCGGTTTTCGTTGAGTCAACTGCCATTGGTAGTCCAGCGCCTCTTTGATGCTGGCGTGTTTCAATAGTCCGGTAAGGCTGTCTCGGTTTTGGGTATCTTCCAGCTTACGTCGTTGTTTTACCCGGGAGCGGCATAGGTTGATGAGAAGGTCGGGATCAATGGGCTTTTCCAGAAACGCATCGCCCCCCTTTAATAATGCCTGGTCGCGTAGCTCTGAATTGAAGTGGCTCGAAAGATACACAATGGGCACCTGAGCCCATTGTTCCACTTGCCTTAAAAGGGCCGCCATCTCTGTGCCGGTAACGTCAGGCAACCAGAGATCCATCAAAATCAGTTCAGGGTTCGCATCATGCATCGCCTCGAATAACGCATCGGCACGATCAAGCACTGTCACGTGCATGCCAGCCTCTACCAACACGCCTTGAAGGTGCTGAGCCAATTCCTCGTCGTCTTCGACAATCATCACCCGCTCGGGCACGGTATCTTTGGTTTTAATCAATTGCGCCATATAGGAGGCCAGATTGATCATATCCAAGGGTTTGACGAAATAGCTCTGTCCTCCGCTACGTAAGGCGTTGAGGCGCGCCGTGAAGCTTTCCTCGCTCCCGATAAAGAGAACCGGGCAGGTAAAGTCTTTTAAATGCTGTTGCCAGAAGGTGACAGGATCAGCTCTGAGGGCCTCTAGATGGGAGGCACGATGGTCGATTAAGAGCAAATCAGGCGATGAGTTTTTGTCGTGAGCGAGCGCCTTTGCATTAAGCAAATGGCGGATATGAAATCCGAAGCTGTGCAGTTGTTGAACCATATATTCTGCCAACATGGTATCGCGCTCTACCAGCCAGATGACCGGCTCTCCGCCAACGCTTTCTGCCCTGGAAGTCTCTATGCGGATAGCCGATTTTTTGCTTTCATCCGTTTTAAGCGCTTTTTGTAACGCGGTAATCCATTCAAAAACAGGCAGTGGCTGTTTGTCATTGCAAGATTGCTCCAGGTTTTGTGCTACCTGCAGCTCCTGCTCTCTGGCCTGACGCCCAAGCTGCACGAAGCCGAAGGTACCTGCAGAACCTGCCAGCGAGTGCAAGGCGGCATGTAATTGCTGAAGGGATTGTGTACACGACGGGTCTTCTTCGAGCTGACCAGCGAGCATCGTGAGATGACTAAAATCATCAGCAAGACGTTTTGAGTAGGCAGCAGCTAGCTTTTCCAGCCGGGCAGCGAAGGTTTGGGGGTTAGTTGAGTCGGCCATTAAATGCCTTCCAGATTGAGCGGACGTCGTCAGCGAGCGTCATGGGGTCAAATGGCTTTGCTATGACGTCTGTGGCCCCGAGCTTCTTATAACGCGCGATCTCTTCAGGATGAACTTTAGCCGTCATGAAGGCCACCGCTGTTGCTTCGGTGATATAGCCTTGGCGGCTTAATTCCAATAGCGTGCTAGGCCCATCCATGCCCGGCATCATCACATCAAGTAAAAACATTTGGGGAGCAAACGCTTCAACGTCTCTTAATGCTTGTTCGCCGGAACTACAGGCCTTGACTGTTAAGCCGCCGACATCCTCCAGCGCCATGCATGCGACTAAACGGATATCGTCATCGTCTTCAACGTACATGACTCTTTCTAGTGTATCCAAGCAGCGTCTCCTTCAAGATTTTTAAAGGATTTATCACAAGCTATCACTGTATGAGCGATATACTAGAAGTGCCATGCTTTTTTAGTAGCGGCGATGGTGCGGCTGCTTATTGCAATCAACGTTTGCTCGATCCACGCTCCGCCAAGCTTTTTTGAAACGTTTTATTATGATGCGATCGGACGCGCTTTATTTAGCAGCGGCTGGTAATGGCAAATTAAGGTCGGCCTACAGCTTGTTATCTGCCTGTAGGGTCGTTTTGCCCAGAATAATCAGGACGACGGCTAAAAGACAGCAAACGATCGCCATCGCGGTAAACACATTACGTAGGGATTCCAGCCAAACCATCGTGGGGGCGACCACCACCGGGGAGATAAACTGGCCAAAAAAGAAGGTTGAGGTAAAACCACCAAATACCCGGCCCCGCACTCGCTGCGGAGTGATTCGCATCAGCCAAGTGGTAGTGTTGGGCATAAACGCACCTAGACCTAAACCGGAAATCGCCGCACCCACAATGGCCATGGCGTAACTCTGGGTGAACCCAACGATCAAAAAGCCAGTGGCCGCCAGCAGGAACCCTAAAACATAGATCGTCATTACCGACAGAAACGGTTTGTAGTAGCCGTAGCAAAACGCCACGATACTGGCCGTTAGGGCCGCCATCGAAAGCGCGATGCCGATCGCCATGCCACTGATCTGGCCCTGCTGAGAGAGCAAAAAGGGGAGTTGGGCGGGGAACATATAAAACATCGCCATGCTGATCATAGCAATGAGGTAGGCAAGGCCGGTGCGCCCATAATCCACCTTCACCGGGGCATCGGTTACATCAGTGTTTACGCCACTGCTTGCTTTGGGCTCTTGAAGAATCGCCCAGGCATAGGGCAGTAAAAGCACGCCGGTTAGGTAGAGGAGAAACGGGCCGCGCCAACTCCAGTCTGAAAGTATTCCGCCAAGGTTAATAAAAATAACCCCGCCCAAAGCCATGCAACTGCTTTGCAGCCCCAAAAAGCGGGCGCGTTCGGTGCTATCGAAATAATCGCCTACCAGCGTGGTGCTGATACTGAGGATACCGGCCACCGCAATCCCCATCAGTGCGCGGGAGCTTAATAGCAGATCCACGCGATCAATGAAAAAGCCCGCGACTCCAGCAAAACCGTAAATGCCCAGCATCATCAGCAGCAATTTCTTGCGCCCAAACCGGTCAGCCAGATAGCCCATCAGTGGGCTGAACAGCGTAATCATCAGCGCAGGAATAGTCAGGATCAGTTGAATCAACACCTGTGGCTGGTCAGGAAAATGGCGGCTAATTCCCGGCAGCGCAGGCGCGATAATCGCCCCCGACATGACGGTCATGGTGCTGGCAAACAGCAGAACGGCCTTAATAT
This Vreelandella neptunia DNA region includes the following protein-coding sequences:
- a CDS encoding response regulator; its protein translation is MDTLERVMYVEDDDDIRLVACMALEDVGGLTVKACSSGEQALRDVEAFAPQMFLLDVMMPGMDGPSTLLELSRQGYITEATAVAFMTAKVHPEEIARYKKLGATDVIAKPFDPMTLADDVRSIWKAFNGRLN
- a CDS encoding sulfite exporter TauE/SafE family protein, producing MTDLLWYQYVLIGLIFAWSGFVRTSLGFGGAVLALPFLLLVVNEPLVFLPIIAIHLLIFSSWIAWSGHRQLQKAGVGTTSPESNIDWGYLTKALKIMIIPKLIGVVGLLTLPAQVMTSIIFGIVIIYAIGYVLNKPFKSKNKYVDYVLLALGGYVSGTSLIGAPLIVAVFATHVAKEQLRDTMFVLWFILVVIKMVSFLIAGVDLQLIHQLWLLPCAFIGHLVGEKAHRYMLNADTGLFFRVLGAVLILVSVAGLIHPPG
- a CDS encoding response regulator, producing the protein MIKAPLSVRIVLLVLVTSGILVGGMLATVYQLMVSDYEALVAERETAVIKRVASELELSNQKRLLGLEAFATRLVTDDGQLLDDDALQSLLQKSSVASELFPDGLLVLDAEATAVAEDQYSPGRLGTNYADRPHFQLARQTQQAVISEPILGRTTGLPLLSYLQPIVAESGDLIGYAGGLLNLANTPLVDTGSVIESDPSTVTLIIDPQHRLFVSMQERFDRPEPLPDEGADALVDAALSLSPAGSIVEYQQESYLVASRQLDSPGWIILRALPYSEAIAPAQASFRHFLLIALIAMTIVGLAGAWIARSLTQPIERITRRIEHMADNARFDSDFQEKGGPEVTALAHAMNRLANERKAADMAIYKAERFLSSVLESASEVSIIATDTTGIITAFNKGAENMLGYSHQEMVGKQTPAILHLKEEVDARSAQLTTELGHSVEGFRVFVEKAEQRGSEKREWIYVHKDGHQIPVSMVVTVMRDSAGEINGYVGIAENITDRKRADKIKNEFISTVNHELRTPLTSISGALGLMVGGNVGELPEKAQTLLTTAHRNSKRLTHLINDLLDIEKIAEGKLHFDMQVHAVMPLLEQALEANQHYGSNRGITLSLAGNASNALINVDNQRFMQIMANLLSNAIKFSPQGGEVTLAVETTSNKVSISVIDSGPGIANAFRKQIFQRFAQADASDSRAKEGTGLGLAITRELVEHMGGRIDFESTEGNGSRFFFELPLVQAAEQDTWQLEGITDHQEAPRILVVEDDKDVAKLLSIMLNDAGYQVDTASTGAEALNRLKQTHYDLISLDLMLPDTDGLDIIRLLRQQPDTADIPIVVVSAKMEQGRLAINGDATNIDWLAKPIDQKQLIGIVQQQLSDKYKHHSRVLHIEDDHDLHEVVCAMAGDHFSFEAAYTVQEALTRLKQGAFDVVLLDIGLPDGSGWELVADIRACQPGAKLVILSGADMTQQQHGQVEAVLLKSRLSKETLINGINARIQSFRSTRQPPTNPAS
- a CDS encoding ATP-binding protein — protein: MITPPTPDNENERQRALDATGLLNSGPVERFDRLTRLARQYFSVPIALVSLIDHERQWFKSRQGLDAEETPRNLSFCGHAILSSSPLIVENALEDPRFATNPLVTEAPKIRFYAGAPLHTVDGYRIGTLCLIDVQPRTFSAEQIGMLVDLAATAEELIQVDEISQQSYLSLESELRASRERLTKLVAQLPGTVYQFRRFPDGHMTFPFSSPQIQQLYGITPAQAAEDATPAFERIHPDDLDAISATIEHSSSTLEDWTATFRVARQENDYRWITGQAKPERLIDGSTLWHGYLQDIHEQELARLAMTHSEARLRGLFEFSPIGIALNDFDTGQFIDLNDALILPTGYTRDEFVSLSYWDVTPKEYQPEEEKALLSLKTTGRYGPFEKEYIRKDGSRYPVRLQGMLSQEQDGRQVIWSLIEDITERRKLDKMKDQFIATVSHELRTPLTSIKGSLGLLNGGAAGQLPSKAQALVKTAERNAQRLFVLINDLLDMEKLVAGKMPMKMSVQLVAPLLDEIIESMSGYSEQHQVTIQMPDDWPSALINVDAPRLAQALSNLLSNAIKFSPQGEAVEVDVKPYANTIEISVCDHGPGVDPIFRTHLFQRFSQADGSDTRKLPGTGLGLAISQEICQQMGGEVGYREAIGGGANFFIVLPRVLS
- a CDS encoding diguanylate cyclase: MADSTNPQTFAARLEKLAAAYSKRLADDFSHLTMLAGQLEEDPSCTQSLQQLHAALHSLAGSAGTFGFVQLGRQAREQELQVAQNLEQSCNDKQPLPVFEWITALQKALKTDESKKSAIRIETSRAESVGGEPVIWLVERDTMLAEYMVQQLHSFGFHIRHLLNAKALAHDKNSSPDLLLIDHRASHLEALRADPVTFWQQHLKDFTCPVLFIGSEESFTARLNALRSGGQSYFVKPLDMINLASYMAQLIKTKDTVPERVMIVEDDEELAQHLQGVLVEAGMHVTVLDRADALFEAMHDANPELILMDLWLPDVTGTEMAALLRQVEQWAQVPIVYLSSHFNSELRDQALLKGGDAFLEKPIDPDLLINLCRSRVKQRRKLEDTQNRDSLTGLLKHASIKEALDYQWQLTQRKPQPFSVVMLDIDHFKAVNDTHGHAMGDVVIAAVGTLLRQRFRSTDRLGRYGGEEFTLVLVDCTADHAERMVNNLREDFAAIQFTGGGNPFACTLSAGVVDNQHFPDDTAESLLNRADQALYQAKNSGRNRVCLAID
- a CDS encoding MFS transporter; the encoded protein is MEKTISQLTHIKAVLLFASTMTVMSGAIIAPALPGISRHFPDQPQVLIQLILTIPALMITLFSPLMGYLADRFGRKKLLLMMLGIYGFAGVAGFFIDRVDLLLSSRALMGIAVAGILSISTTLVGDYFDSTERARFLGLQSSCMALGGVIFINLGGILSDWSWRGPFLLYLTGVLLLPYAWAILQEPKASSGVNTDVTDAPVKVDYGRTGLAYLIAMISMAMFYMFPAQLPFLLSQQGQISGMAIGIALSMAALTASIVAFCYGYYKPFLSVMTIYVLGFLLAATGFLIVGFTQSYAMAIVGAAISGLGLGAFMPNTTTWLMRITPQRVRGRVFGGFTSTFFFGQFISPVVVAPTMVWLESLRNVFTAMAIVCCLLAVVLIILGKTTLQADNKL